In one Culex quinquefasciatus strain JHB chromosome 2, VPISU_Cqui_1.0_pri_paternal, whole genome shotgun sequence genomic region, the following are encoded:
- the LOC119766257 gene encoding craniofacial development protein 2-like codes for MHRTLSKYVVEISDKGTLPIVNTPPMRFLERTPKMLAKKRTRRTPRSLKFDGSIRILSDILRVRKFSIVALQEVGWIGAEEIQAYTRIGCKIYQSRGENRRLGTAFIVLGEMRDRVIGWTPLTDRMCVLRVKGRFFNISIINVHSPHSGSEDDDKDAFYEQLNWTYNSCPKHDVKVVIGDFNAQVGQEEEFRPVIGKFSAHVRTN; via the exons ATGCACCGAACCCTTTCCAAATATGTCGTCGAGATCAGCGACAAGGGAACGCTCCCGATCGTGAACACTCCGCCCATGCGTTTTTTGGAGAGGACACCTAAGATGCTTGCCAAGAAGCGTACCCGCCGCACACCAAG GTCTCTCAAATTTGACGGGAGTATCCGCATACTTTCCGACATACTGAGGGTCCGCAAGTTCAGCATCGTAGCGCTGCAGGAGGTTGGCTGGATAGGCGCGGAGGAGATACAAGCGTACACAAGGATTGGCTGTAAAATCTACCAGAGCCGCGGCGAAAACAGGAGGCTGGGGACAGCCTTTATAGTGCTGGGCGAAATGCGCGATCGCGTGATTGGGTGGACCCCGCTCACCGACCGAATGTGCGTGTTGAGGGTTAAGGgccgttttttcaacatcagCATCAtaaacgtgcacagcccgcactcAGGAAGCGAAGATGACGACAAGGACGCATTTTACGAGCAGCTGAACTGGACGTACAATAGCTGCCCAAAACATGACGTCAAAGTCGTTATTGGAGATTTTAACGCTCAGGTTGGCCAGGAGGAGGAATTCAGACCAGTGATAGGGAAGTTCAGCGCCCACGTACGCACGAACTAG